The following proteins are co-located in the Thermoanaerobaculum aquaticum genome:
- a CDS encoding lysylphosphatidylglycerol synthase transmembrane domain-containing protein, with product MRRFRWKALLLVLGTVLALALFLVAQPQAVLQLFTGISGPTLVLAFVLHLGIVGTRAWRLKLLSDRTLGVASAFFLFTASQAVSSLLPWRLGEMALPPLARWTMRSKLSQGAFWWLAGRFFDLWSLAVAVAGLALLGLLPLALVFPALFLLFFLVLAAWASAHRQTWRVVVRWLPTRRLVRGALRMRQLLVDLGHRPAVVAASFALSLLAWALIVSFTAVLCRGMGASLSLGQVLLSVLGATLGAAIPIAGLGNLGPLEAGFASALTVTGVPTAQALSLGFALHFWTLAFQLILGFPAMAGLVLKVKR from the coding sequence GTGAGGCGCTTCCGCTGGAAAGCGCTGCTGCTGGTCCTGGGCACCGTGCTTGCACTGGCGCTGTTTCTCGTGGCCCAACCCCAAGCTGTTCTGCAGCTTTTTACCGGCATTTCGGGTCCCACGCTGGTTTTGGCGTTTGTTTTGCACCTTGGCATTGTCGGCACCCGCGCCTGGCGCCTTAAGCTCCTGAGCGACCGCACGCTGGGTGTCGCTTCGGCTTTTTTCCTGTTTACCGCCTCCCAAGCCGTTTCTTCCCTCTTGCCCTGGCGTTTGGGGGAGATGGCTTTGCCGCCTCTCGCCCGCTGGACGATGCGCAGCAAGCTGTCGCAGGGGGCTTTTTGGTGGCTGGCCGGGCGTTTTTTTGACCTCTGGTCGCTGGCTGTGGCCGTGGCGGGGCTGGCGCTCTTGGGTTTGCTCCCGCTCGCCCTCGTTTTTCCAGCGCTTTTCTTGCTGTTTTTTCTTGTCCTCGCTGCCTGGGCTTCAGCCCACCGCCAAACCTGGCGGGTGGTGGTGCGCTGGCTCCCTACCCGACGTTTGGTACGGGGGGCCCTTCGCATGCGCCAGTTGCTGGTGGATCTGGGACATCGGCCGGCGGTGGTGGCCGCAAGCTTCGCCCTTTCGCTTTTGGCCTGGGCGCTCATTGTGAGCTTTACCGCGGTACTTTGCCGGGGGATGGGTGCCAGCCTTTCCCTTGGGCAGGTGCTGCTTTCGGTGCTGGGCGCGACCCTGGGAGCTGCGATACCCATTGCCGGTTTGGGAAACCTGGGACCCTTGGAAGCGGGCTTTGCTTCGGCTTTAACCGTCACCGGTGTGCCCACCGCCCAAGCGTTAAGCCTGGGATTTGCCCTTCACTTTTGGACCCTGGCCTTCCAGCTCATCCTCGGCTTTCCGGCCATGGCGGGCCTGGTGCTGAAAGTCAAAAGGTAA